AATAGCCTTATAAGAAACCAATTATCCAACAACTTTGTGATTACTTTTACCTCGTACCTGTTATGCTTAAACAAAGCACCacttaaaattaaatttatattaatttcaagcacatggcaacaagtgatcaaagaaattaacgcactaaatttaatttaattaatgaggcaaataatggccactcatatacccataaataaatccaatttaaacaagcaaattgacttttgcgtctactcacaagaaagtatgaaaattgaagaaaattgctttaagattgttatcaatcttgtacgataaaaacattattatatatatattgaatatataactacttcacaagaacattgctaattcttaaatcacataagcatatgagaattaacaattaaattaggagaagggtttgagaaaacaaacagagattggatttaatctcgagtccagaaaactgtctccttaaagcagttccgccccgcaccatccgtgtttagcgacctgcttcccaggataaaacgagatactagtataatcgatagatcgaatatactctcagcgaacttgaactgagcccgagaactatcaccggaatattgaacaaatttaagactaaagagaacgagaatgaaagagatgactcttatttcctcgacttcataaaactgatgccctaagactctatttataaagagaggcgtgaaaggacttgtttttcttttcgatgtggtacatggtatttataagaaaaactaaggaataggtttgtgctactctcgatgtggtacaaaacaaTTTTTCATATTAAAgggtaaaactttggaacatcagttctcattcaccttttactcatatTGAGCGTGaaaatatgcgttggaatcccctcgaagaggatAATACGTttcaataaatacacaccactaacacataatgtgtctcactcatatagagtctcaaaatgattcacaacttagtctaaaatactaagtttgtccaacaatagTTATGCAAGAATTCTCGTCAGTGTGCGTGTTACCAGTGTCCATGATCTCCTGACCCGTGGTATAGATGTCCCGAAAATGCAACTTGTGATTAACTATGATCTCCCAACTAGGCAGGATAATGTGGTggaatttttggaagggaaacTTTTTTGATCAATATTGTCACCAAGGGAAATTACAGGTTGTTGGTGAAAATAAGGAGGTTTTATGAAGTTAAGGATCTGTTATCCAGTGATGATAAGCCTCTTTAGTTTGGAATTGATATTGACTATCTGCGATAACAGTGGGGAATTTCTTTCATTTTGCAAGGGGCTAGATGTTATTTAACAGTCACAATGTGGAACTGAAAAAATGCAATTTTGTGCTCTGCAATTCCGTGAAGGCTTGATTATGGAGCTGTTAGAGCAAGTCCAATGTAATAATATTTTTGGTGCTATTGCTATATTATAGCACCAAATACAAAAAAACCTAACTTCAAGAGGTGTCATACTTAGATGCAAATATGCATTCTTGGTTCCATATTTGAAACTGAGAATGCATATATGCATCTTTGCCGTATCATCTATTACTACATATACAAATGGAGGGAAAAAGTTAAATAATTATTGTCTTGTATTGAAGCCCAAATCCTAATATTCAAGGCCCAACTATCCAGTCTATTCAGAAGCACATGATCCAAGGAAGATTCTAGATTAATTAGTTGTCTTAGTAGTTGTTTATTTGTTTTATCCTAGGAgggaaatttatgtttttgttttAGCTTTGCAGTAGAAGGACAGTGGTCCATGGTCTTTGTAACTACCTCTATTATAAGAGAGCACTTATCCTTGTAGAAGAATGATCCAAGTATGAAATGAAAAAGCTCCTACTTAAAACCATACAATTTCATTGTTCAATTGTTTTCATGGTATAAGAGCTATAAATTACATCATATAATTGGTGTGCTTATTCTTCACTTTATCTATATCTTTTATTGTCGAAATGGCAACTACTGATGATATTGTTCCTACTAGAACATCTATTGATGTCTCGAGCCCTTTGTATCTTCACCCTTCTGATGGTAACAATTTCATGACCATTGATAAGCTTCAAGGCTCGTCTAATTATAGATCTTGGAAAAGGTCTATGGAAATCGCCCTATCTTCAAAGCGTAAGCTGGGATTTGTTGAAGGTACATTGCTTAGAGATACAACCGATGAAGTCAAGAAGGACGCCTGGGATACGTGCAACAACATGATCATCTCTTGGATTCTAGGGTCGGTTTCTGATTCTATCAAGAAATCTATTATGTTTGTGAGCAGTGCTCATCGTATATGGAAGCATCTTGAGCAACGTTTTGCTCTCACCAATGGATCTCGGAAATACAAGATAAATAAGGAGTTGTATGAAACCAAACAACAAGGAAAGCCAGTTAGTGAATACTACACTCATATGAGGTCACTTTGGGAGGAGCTGGAATCATTGGTCATTCTTCCTACTATTAATGCAACAACTGCAGAAATTACAACTATGATTAATGTTCTTGCTCAACAAAGAGAAGAGCAAAAGTTGTTCCAATTCTTGAATGGATTGGATGACACATATGCTGCTCAGAGAAGCCAAATGCTTATGATGGCTGCTCTTCCCTCGAAAACAGCATGTAGTTATATCGAACAAGAAGAAGCATAATGGGAGATTCTCAGTCATTCCAAAGACGAAAGTGAAGGCCTTGTGATGTACAGTAAAGGGACTATGGGTATCTCTGCTAATCTTCAAGGTACAACACAATGTGGTGCTTGTGGGAAGCCTGGTCACAACACTGATAAATGTTGGACAGTTGTGGGTTATCCCAGCTGGCATGCTAAAGCTAAACCTCAAACATAACAACCACACAGAAGCAAGGGTTGAGGCAATGACATGGGTACTCAGCAAAAATGGAACAAGGGAAGATCTAATTCTGGAGCCCGAATTGCTGCTAATGTGCACGAGCCAACTCAAGATACTAGATCTATAGCTAGTAGTACTGCTACAATCACCTCACAGCAACTTGAGCAGCTGTTGCGGATGCTACCAGCTTCTTCAAGAGGGGGAGGAGATACAGATGATGAAATTGAGGGCAGCTATGCAGGTATAGTCTCATGCTATTTTGCCGATTCCACTAAAAATGCTGAATGGATTATAGATTCTGGTGCGTCTGATAACATGTCTGGTATGATTGATGTTTTAGAAAATGCTGTGACCTGTGAAAAACTAGCTCGAATTAACTTACCTACAGGTGAAAAATCTCAAATTACACACAGAGGAAATGTGAGTTTGCTTAATAAGCTAAAATTACAGAATGTGCTTTATATTCCTGCTTTTAAACACAATTTACTGTCTGTTAATTAGTTATGTCATGATGAGAAGTGCACTATAGTATTCCATGATAATTACTGCATTATTCAAGATAGTCTGACAAGTCAAGTTAAAGGAATTGGGAAAAGAGAGAATGgtctctattatttaattaatgaGCCAC
This sequence is a window from Apium graveolens cultivar Ventura chromosome 9, ASM990537v1, whole genome shotgun sequence. Protein-coding genes within it:
- the LOC141686451 gene encoding uncharacterized protein LOC141686451, whose protein sequence is MATTDDIVPTRTSIDVSSPLYLHPSDGNNFMTIDKLQGSSNYRSWKRSMEIALSSKRKLGFVEGTLLRDTTDEVKKDAWDTCNNMIISWILGSVSDSIKKSIMFVSSAHRIWKHLEQRFALTNGSRKYKINKELYETKQQGKPVSEYYTHMRSLWEELESLVILPTINATTAEITTMINVLAQQREEQKLFQFLNGLDDTYAAQRSQMLMMAALPSKTACSYIEQEEA